Genomic segment of Drosophila biarmipes strain raj3 chromosome 2L, RU_DBia_V1.1, whole genome shotgun sequence:
ggtttttttaaattgattttacgGCCCTAAACgaaattatttcttttcgCAATAACTGAGTGATTTTtacccaatttttttaatggctTTTCGCAGCTTGTGTGACCTTGGCCATCGTGTAGAGCACGAGTTTTCCAGGCACTTGCTCTGCGTTAGAAAAGGAAAACCGGAGGGGAGTCTCCGGAAAAGTGTCAAGAAACTTGCGCACGCGTTTCTCGACAGATGTTTTGAAAATCTTTTCTTTTCCTGGGGCCAAAATTATTGCTTTAGTCCATGCCAAAATCTAGAGGAATTCCAAGCGATCGGCGATGATGTTGCTCATCGCTGCAATAATGCGTAGGTGCTTGTGTATAGAGAAATATGTTCGTATATGCTATTCCATTGAGCAAATTGACCGGTTGATATTTCAAGTTCAATACCCATTGCCTCGTTTCAGTTGAAGCAATCTAGTGCGGATCCGGAGCAGCCTTGAACAGCCCGACAATGGATCAGCCACTGGTGGTGCGGGCGGAGTACTCCTTCAGTGGCAGCAACAACGATGAGCTGTGCTTCCAGAAGGGCGATGTGATCACGGTCACCCAGCGGGAAGACGGCGGCTGGTGGGAGGGAACCCTGAACGAAAAGACTGGCTGGTTCCCCAGCAACTATGTCAACGAGTGCAAGGTGCAGCTGCCGCTGGCGGAGACCATTAGGCCGCCGGAGGAGATCCAGGAGTACCGCTCCGTGGTGCTCAAAGATCTGCTCGACTCGGAACGAGCCCATGTGGCCGAGCTGCAGGGCCTGCTGGAGAACTTCTTGGAGCCCATGCAACAGACGCAGATGTAAGTCATTAGCTGTTGCGTTCTTAATTGTTCTTAATTAATCTGTTCCATTTGCAGACTCAGCCAGGATGAGTACGCCCAGCTGATGTGCAACTTTGTGGAGATCGTGCGAACGCACGAGGATCTGCTCATCCAGATCGAAGAGTGCAACGATAGAGTTGGTAAACTATTCCTCACTAGTGCCCCCTTGATGAAGAAGGTCCACCAGGCCTACTGTGCTGCCCACCCGAAGGCCATAGTCATTTTGGACAAGTACAAGTGAGTCTTATACGAGGTTCCGGGTATAAGAtggctaaaatttttaaatatttctcataAAAAGAGGTCatggtttaaaaatgttctgtGTGCTCTTATTTATAGATCCGCTTTTTATTCTAGTATATATCTTCGATtgctttaattaaatgtttttgttatCAAACAGGGATGATCTGGAAAAGTATATGGAACGACAGGGCGCTGCCACTCCGGGTTTACTTGTGCTAACTACGGGTCTGTCGAAGCCCTTCCGCCGGCTGGACAAATACTCCGCCATGCTGCAGGAGTTGGAGCGCCATATGGAGAGTAGTCATCCGGATCGAGGCGACACTCAGAGGAGTGTGGCTGTGTACAAGGACATAGCTGCCACATGCTCGGCCACCCGTCGCCAAaaggagctggagctgcagGTGCTCACAGGACCAGTGCGCGGATGGCAGGGTCAAGAGCTGAGCACCCTTGGGGACATCATTCACATGGGCAGCGTGGCAGTTGGAGCGGATCATCGCGATCGCTACTTTGTGCTTTTCCCGCAAACGTTGCTCTTCCTCAGTGTTAGTCAGCGGATGAGTGCTTTCATCTACGAGGTAGAAAACACTTGCATTTACAATTCAAAATCGGTATTTTTGATAACTTTTTTAACCATCGTTCTTATCGTAGGGAAAACTACCCCTGACTGGCATCGTAGTGAACCGTCTGGAAGACACTGATGCGATTAAAAACGCCTTTGAGATAAGTAGTCCCCTGATCGATCGCATTGTGGCCGTCTGCCAGGGACCCAACGAGGCCAACAAATGGGTGGAGCTGCTCAATGCCAACAATCCCAGCCTGCCAATGGGCATTAAGCGGCAACTAAGTAACCTGAGCAACTCCTCATCGGGGCACCTAAATGCCGCTCATGTAAGTAGTGTAATCCCATCTCATTTCCATTTATTATCGTTTCGTTTTGGCAACACTTTGAACTGTGAGCAGCTGAGTCAACATTTGGATTCACGAGGCTACTGCACGCGGTTCTCGCTTTGTGCCTACTACTCCGGGCCCCCGTGTCATGTGCGTCCACTCCGTCTGACCCTTCCGCCCAGTAATTATCCACCCACTGCTCCTTACGCCAATCTGAGTGCCCACTTTGCGAGGCTTGTGAAGGGCGGAGAATTGAGGAGTGCCATCGTGAAGATGCTGCTCTATCCCCAGGCTCGCCAAAGCATTGATCTCAAGAGGATTGCGTTGCGCAAGAAGCGCTGCCACAAGGCGGCAGCAAAGTTGAAGGATCTCAATGCCAACCAGGATTCAGGACAGTCGGAGTTGGAGCGCCAGGATGCCATCGAACTGCCCACGGACTCTGAGAGTTACGATGATGACTTCGAAGATGATTTTTTGCATTCCTGCGACTCGGATCCGTTTGAGTACGTGCAGTTTTACCAGAACAACCGCAATGATTCCATGTACAATTCCACGGGCACTTTTGTGGATCATGGCACGGGTGCCAGGCGCCATTGTTCGTCTATTAATCTCATCAAACTGGATTCTGTTGACACGGACGACGTCTTGGCACAGAACGAGTTAAAAAAGGAGTCGCTCATTATAGGATCCAGGGCTCTCAGAGCTTTGGCTCGCAAGTCCACGACTCGAAATTCCAGTGTGCACACGTCCACGGCAACTCTGGAGTTGGGAGTGGGTGGCAGCATATCCAATTGCGTGGAAGAGGAACCGGAACTAAAATCAAAGCAATCATTCTCTCTTCAACAACAAAGCTCCGATGCCAGTTCCATGTATGGTGCTAGGCTCGGCGGGGCTTTTACTGCCTGCGAAAATCTGGCCAGTATGCCCGATGATCTCAGCCGGGAGTCTAGTGTCCAAGAACCAACCACTCCACTGCCAGCTTCCCCGACAGAGCGACACAGCATGCCCACCATTTTTGTGGGCAATCGCTTTAATCAGAGCAAAAATACGGAAGTCTATGTGCCAACGTGGCGGGATCGCAAGGAGATGCAAAACCAGAGTGTGGATGTgaagcaggaggaggaggaggagttgCACTCTAGTACCATGGACCTGCCCGCTGCCTGTCGCACTGCTCCAGATAAATTGCAGGCAGAGCTGCTTTACAACTACGAAGAGGTCTTAGCCACTCCCCAAGAATTGCAGCGGGAGCTTACACCTTTTCCTGGGCACAATCTCAACTCCGTCAAGCGGGTTTCCCACAAGAGCGACAGCCCCTCAACGGGAAATTCCAAGACAGATCCAAATCTCGCTGCAAGAAGTAGTTCCACCACGGAGCTCTGCATCGATACCTCCTCGAAAAAGCCCCATTCACCGCACCAGAGAAGTAGGGATTCCATAAGACGCTGCATCAGCTATCAGTTCCTGCAAATGTCCAATAGACAGCCTCCTCCACCACCGCCTCGCAGGGATCCGGATCTCCACTTGGACACCAAATGTCGCTGTTGTGAGAGCTCCCAGTGTCCCAGTCCACGATCGAGTGATAGCGGAATGGCTGGCAGTTGCACTATTACTTCACCCGATCCTCCCAATCCGGAATCCTACTTTCCCACGGAAGCCGCTGGCCACGACATGCTTGATAATGTGGAGCCAGAGAGGTTTGATGTGTGTGGAATGTTCAGGGAGAAATTTCTTACTCCAGAGGCCACTCAGGATGTGGCCGATGCAGCAGAGGAGCAGCCTCCACTTCCTGATGAGCCCACTACGCCGACTAACCGCAAAGAAGAATCTACTTGCATAAGCTCTGCCCAAGTGCAAGTGAACACAAGGAGTATTTTCATGCCGTTCAGCTCGAGCATGGATGAGACTAACAGGAATGTCCCGTCCAATGATCTCTTATTTAGCTCGAGCTCCACGGGTCGGCTTCCACAGGCCACTTTCCGTTCGGGGATGTATGCGCACTGGTGGAAGAAAGAGCGCCTGCCGCCGGAGGTGGTGCGCGGCATAGCTCTCGCATACAACAAGAGCTTGCCCTCCAAGGACTCAAAAGACTCGGGGTC
This window contains:
- the LOC108033765 gene encoding uncharacterized protein LOC108033765 isoform X1 → MDQPLVVRAEYSFSGSNNDELCFQKGDVITVTQREDGGWWEGTLNEKTGWFPSNYVNECKVQLPLAETIRPPEEIQEYRSVVLKDLLDSERAHVAELQGLLENFLEPMQQTQILSQDEYAQLMCNFVEIVRTHEDLLIQIEECNDRVGKLFLTSAPLMKKVHQAYCAAHPKAIVILDKYKDDLEKYMERQGAATPGLLVLTTGLSKPFRRLDKYSAMLQELERHMESSHPDRGDTQRSVAVYKDIAATCSATRRQKELELQVLTGPVRGWQGQELSTLGDIIHMGSVAVGADHRDRYFVLFPQTLLFLSVSQRMSAFIYEGKLPLTGIVVNRLEDTDAIKNAFEISSPLIDRIVAVCQGPNEANKWVELLNANNPSLPMGIKRQLSNLSNSSSGHLNAAHLSQHLDSRGYCTRFSLCAYYSGPPCHVRPLRLTLPPSNYPPTAPYANLSAHFARLVKGGELRSAIVKMLLYPQARQSIDLKRIALRKKRCHKAAAKLKDLNANQDSGQSELERQDAIELPTDSESYDDDFEDDFLHSCDSDPFEYVQFYQNNRNDSMYNSTGTFVDHGTGARRHCSSINLIKLDSVDTDDVLAQNELKKESLIIGSRALRALARKSTTRNSSVHTSTATLELGVGGSISNCVEEEPELKSKQSFSLQQQSSDASSMYGARLGGAFTACENLASMPDDLSRESSVQEPTTPLPASPTERHSMPTIFVGNRFNQSKNTEVYVPTWRDRKEMQNQSVDVKQEEEEELHSSTMDLPAACRTAPDKLQAELLYNYEEVLATPQELQRELTPFPGHNLNSVKRVSHKSDSPSTGNSKTDPNLAARSSSTTELCIDTSSKKPHSPHQRSRDSIRRCISYQFLQMSNRQPPPPPPRRDPDLHLDTKCRCCESSQCPSPRSSDSGMAGSCTITSPDPPNPESYFPTEAAGHDMLDNVEPERFDVCGMFREKFLTPEATQDVADAAEEQPPLPDEPTTPTNRKEESTCISSAQVQVNTRSIFMPFSSSMDETNRNVPSNDLLFSSSSTGRLPQATFRSGMYAHWWKKERLPPEVVRGIALAYNKSLPSKDSKDSGSVCSSCFCSLGASDYSEGALYCSVCQNCADFYNGSATSTTNTTTTTSTSSCPLCSEDEGMIASLHDSTSLDCPVCTGRVASGAEEDVAAVEPQPAPANRRSSAGHAQQHPAQRQQRREQQPPGIAGHQLDVASQTEPVVQPPPQLQSVHAHSASTTSSASTTTTKSAKSSGGSRPQIKFSPDTKQQDSSSNPGVVHGRQSSNSGSSGSSSGNGGAKRKERKHKG
- the LOC108033765 gene encoding rho guanine nucleotide exchange factor 7 isoform X3, which produces MDQPLVVRAEYSFSGSNNDELCFQKGDVITVTQREDGGWWEGTLNEKTGWFPSNYVNECKVQLPLAETIRPPEEIQEYRSVVLKDLLDSERAHVAELQGLLENFLEPMQQTQILSQDEYAQLMCNFVEIVRTHEDLLIQIEECNDRVGKLFLTSAPLMKKVHQAYCAAHPKAIVILDKYKDDLEKYMERQGAATPGLLVLTTGLSKPFRRLDKYSAMLQELERHMESSHPDRGDTQRSVAVYKDIAATCSATRRQKELELQVLTGPVRGWQGQELSTLGDIIHMGSVAVGADHRDRYFVLFPQTLLFLSVSQRMSAFIYEGKLPLTGIVVNRLEDTDAIKNAFEISSPLIDRIVAVCQGPNEANKWVELLNANNPSLPMGIKRQLSNLSNSSSGHLNAAHMSPPSNHSLLLPTGGRPPATPSSIPPSGNSGGSNSHQGSPATNSMSHHKRSQSFNHHLSYNQYTPTQPPPHHLHPPQPPSLPSHLGAAGPRSSSVQIPSSKIAAPILASSMDASPAIQAAAAAAAAMGVPSARKGSTKANWTISCLRPTPPLRPSLLNATSGSGGGSGGSGGGSSSSNALASYCSGRKNQPTYEEDALVLRVFEAYCAAYQNNARNTIHSGLENEDMTPTLRQLWTAIRQMQQDMSQIKLQINEERALRADLQQLLMQHLETSSVSSGANTPKC
- the LOC108033765 gene encoding rho guanine nucleotide exchange factor 7 isoform X4, yielding MDQPLVVRAEYSFSGSNNDELCFQKGDVITVTQREDGGWWEGTLNEKTGWFPSNYVNECKVQLPLAETIRPPEEIQEYRSVVLKDLLDSERAHVAELQGLLENFLEPMQQTQILSQDEYAQLMCNFVEIVRTHEDLLIQIEECNDRVGKLFLTSAPLMKKVHQAYCAAHPKAIVILDKYKDDLEKYMERQGAATPGLLVLTTGLSKPFRRLDKYSAMLQELERHMESSHPDRGDTQRSVAVYKDIAATCSATRRQKELELQVLTGPVRGWQGQELSTLGDIIHMGSVAVGADHRDRYFVLFPQTLLFLSVSQRMSAFIYEGKLPLTGIVVNRLEDTDAIKNAFEISSPLIDRIVAVCQGPNEANKWVELLNANNPSLPMGIKRQLSNLSNSSSGHLNAAHMSPPSNHSLLLPTGGRPPATPSSIPPSGNSGGSNSHQGSPATNSMSHHKRSQSFNHHLSYNQYTPTQPPPHHLHPPQPPSLPSHLGAAGPRSSSVQIPSSKIAAPILASSMDASPAIQAAAAAAAAMGVPSARKGSTKANWTISCLRPTPPLRPSLLNATSGSGGGSGGSGGGSSSSNALASYCSGRKNQPTYEEDALVLRVFEAYCAAYQNNARNTIHSDPQTRLCNWC